From Streptomyces qinzhouensis, one genomic window encodes:
- a CDS encoding AMP-binding protein, with translation MTETPTAGNGLHERFLRGLALSPGGTAVCVDGTSVTYEELHGLALRRAGALAALAGAGPQRVAVLADKGVSAYAGILAALYAGAAVVPLSPRFPAGRTRSMLEAAGVGAVVADGAGRAALAAAGLDLPVLDEGASAPALTAPVAVRPSDVAYVLFTSGSTGRPKGVPVTHGANLHYFRLLDERYDFGPGDVFSQYFGLNFDCAMFELFGAWGHGAVLQAVPPAAHRDLPAFVTERGMTVWFSVPGAIAFTRRMGGLAPGAMPTLRWSLFAGEALLCPDAADWQAAAPRSRVENLYGPTELTITVAGHRWSPKASARRAVNGVVPIGRLHAGHELLLLDGEEESAVEGDLCVSGPQSTSGYLDAGDDAGRFFERHGRRWYRTGDRVRLLDDGELVYLGRMDAQVQIQGFRVEPAEVDHAVRQCAGVQNAAAVTRPAPGGGLELVVYYTGERVPAAALRRELAARLPEAIVPKVFRHVAEFPLNANRKIDRRRLAAEAARPD, from the coding sequence ATGACCGAGACACCTACGGCCGGAAACGGTCTGCACGAGCGGTTTCTGCGGGGCCTGGCGCTGTCGCCGGGCGGGACCGCGGTGTGCGTGGACGGCACCAGCGTGACCTACGAGGAACTGCACGGGCTGGCGCTGCGCCGGGCGGGGGCGCTGGCCGCCCTGGCCGGTGCGGGGCCGCAGCGGGTCGCCGTGCTGGCGGACAAGGGGGTGAGCGCGTACGCCGGGATTCTGGCGGCGCTGTACGCGGGGGCGGCGGTCGTGCCGCTGAGTCCCCGGTTCCCCGCCGGGCGGACCCGTTCCATGCTGGAGGCCGCCGGGGTGGGGGCGGTCGTCGCCGACGGGGCGGGGCGGGCCGCGCTGGCGGCGGCCGGGCTGGACCTGCCGGTGCTGGACGAGGGCGCTTCGGCGCCCGCGCTCACCGCGCCGGTGGCCGTACGGCCGTCCGATGTGGCCTATGTGCTGTTCACTTCGGGTTCGACCGGCCGCCCGAAGGGGGTGCCGGTGACCCACGGCGCCAACCTGCACTACTTCCGTCTCCTGGACGAGCGGTACGACTTCGGGCCCGGTGATGTGTTCTCCCAGTATTTCGGCCTCAACTTCGACTGTGCGATGTTCGAGCTGTTCGGTGCCTGGGGACATGGGGCGGTGCTGCAGGCCGTTCCGCCGGCGGCGCACCGGGATCTGCCGGCGTTCGTCACCGAGCGGGGGATGACGGTGTGGTTCTCCGTGCCCGGCGCCATCGCGTTCACCCGGCGGATGGGCGGTCTGGCGCCGGGGGCGATGCCGACGCTGCGGTGGAGCCTGTTCGCCGGGGAGGCGCTGCTGTGCCCGGACGCGGCGGACTGGCAGGCCGCCGCGCCCCGGTCGAGGGTCGAGAACCTGTACGGGCCGACGGAGCTGACGATCACCGTCGCCGGGCACCGCTGGTCGCCAAAGGCCTCGGCGCGGCGGGCGGTGAACGGTGTGGTCCCGATCGGCCGGCTCCACGCCGGTCATGAACTGCTGCTGCTGGACGGGGAGGAGGAGTCCGCGGTCGAGGGTGATCTGTGTGTTTCGGGGCCGCAGTCGACGTCCGGCTATCTCGATGCCGGGGACGACGCGGGCCGTTTCTTCGAGCGTCACGGCCGGCGCTGGTACCGGACGGGTGACCGGGTGCGGCTTCTGGACGACGGCGAGCTGGTGTATCTGGGCCGGATGGACGCCCAGGTGCAGATTCAGGGCTTCCGGGTCGAGCCGGCCGAGGTCGACCACGCGGTGCGGCAGTGCGCCGGGGTGCAGAACGCGGCCGCGGTGACCCGGCCGGCCCCGGGCGGCGGTCTGGAGCTGGTCGTCTACTACACCGGCGAGCGGGTCCCCGCGGCGGCGCTGCGCCGTGAGCTGGCGGCGCGGCTGCCGGAGGCGATCGTGCCCAAGGTGTTCCGGCATGTGGCGGAGTTTCCGCTGAACGCCAACCGCAAGATCGACCGCAGGCGGCTGGCGGCCGAGGCGGCACGGCCCGACTGA
- a CDS encoding ABC transporter ATP-binding protein — protein MTTTHLPGTGRGPIVEVSDLRKAYGGRTVVDGISFTVEEGEIFGILGLNGAGKTTSVECIEGLRVPDSGRIRVAGLDPIADHAEVTKVLGAQLQESALQAKLTVREALQLYSAFYPRPLDWRPLAERLGLTAKLSTRFGMLSGGQKQRLFIALALIGSPRVVVLDELTTGLDPRARRETWSLIEDVRDSGVTVILVTHFMEEAQRLCDRIALINKGRIGALDTPEGLIGRSAGSTVISFTPSQPINHEILAALPGQATVESKDGRVTLSGTDETVNAVMSLLAQSHIWAHQLRVTDATLDDAFLDLTRA, from the coding sequence ATGACCACAACGCACCTGCCGGGGACGGGCCGAGGGCCCATCGTCGAAGTCAGTGACCTCCGCAAGGCCTACGGCGGCAGGACCGTCGTCGACGGCATCTCCTTCACCGTCGAGGAGGGCGAGATCTTCGGGATTCTCGGCCTGAACGGCGCCGGGAAGACCACCTCGGTCGAGTGCATCGAGGGCCTGCGGGTCCCCGACTCCGGCCGTATCCGGGTCGCGGGGCTCGACCCGATCGCCGACCATGCCGAGGTCACCAAGGTCCTCGGGGCCCAGCTCCAGGAGAGCGCCCTGCAGGCCAAGCTCACCGTGCGCGAGGCGCTGCAGCTGTACTCGGCCTTCTATCCGCGCCCGCTCGACTGGCGGCCGCTGGCCGAACGGCTGGGCCTGACCGCCAAGCTCAGCACCCGCTTCGGCATGCTGTCCGGCGGGCAGAAGCAGCGGCTGTTCATCGCACTGGCCCTGATCGGCTCCCCCCGGGTCGTGGTCCTGGACGAGCTGACCACGGGTCTGGACCCGCGGGCCCGCCGCGAGACGTGGTCGCTGATCGAAGACGTCCGCGACAGCGGTGTCACCGTCATCCTCGTCACGCACTTCATGGAGGAGGCGCAGCGTCTGTGCGACCGGATCGCTCTGATCAACAAGGGGCGTATCGGGGCGCTGGACACGCCCGAGGGGCTGATCGGCCGTTCGGCGGGGTCCACGGTCATCTCCTTCACGCCGTCGCAGCCGATCAACCACGAGATCCTGGCCGCGCTGCCCGGGCAGGCGACCGTCGAGAGCAAGGACGGGCGGGTCACGCTCAGCGGAACGGACGAGACCGTCAACGCGGTGATGTCGCTGCTGGCCCAGAGTCATATCTGGGCGCACCAGCTGCGGGTCACCGACGCCACGCTGGACGACGCCTTCCTTGATCTGACGAGGGCCTGA
- a CDS encoding sensor histidine kinase yields the protein MTTADTDLDRHWATFLRWHPYWLLATGTLLSVARPELTPTSGERIATVTLIVAALVLQLWWGRARRVRTGPDSASALYFALRWAISVVLTWLNPFFAFYAATGYIDNNDLISGRRWRRAGAFASSLPLAAAQAGGVPFPRAEQWALFAGLLLVNNALLTLIGYFVQHEEERSAARAATIAELERTNTALQRALDENAALQAQLLLQAREAGIVEERRRLAAEIHDTIAQGLAGIITQLQVVLSTSDPVAARERVGRAADLARHSLGEARRSVQNLAPVGLAHDTLPQALRVSVARWSEQTRIRAEFTLAGEALELHGELSATLLRITQEALANAAKHAGASRVGVTLSYMDSEVTLDVRDNGRGFDPRRPAKRTGTGGFGLEGMRSRAERVAGFLTVESEPGYGTAVSARLPLVRP from the coding sequence ATGACGACGGCGGACACCGATCTCGACCGGCACTGGGCGACGTTCCTGAGGTGGCATCCGTACTGGCTGCTCGCCACCGGCACGCTGTTGTCGGTGGCGAGGCCGGAGCTGACGCCGACCTCGGGTGAGCGGATCGCCACGGTCACGCTGATCGTCGCGGCTCTCGTGCTGCAGTTGTGGTGGGGAAGGGCCCGTCGGGTGCGGACGGGCCCCGACTCCGCCTCGGCGCTGTATTTCGCGCTGCGCTGGGCGATCAGTGTGGTGCTGACCTGGCTGAATCCGTTTTTCGCGTTCTATGCGGCAACGGGCTACATCGACAACAACGATCTGATCTCCGGCCGGCGGTGGCGCAGGGCCGGGGCTTTCGCGTCGTCCCTTCCGCTGGCGGCGGCCCAGGCCGGCGGGGTGCCTTTCCCGCGGGCCGAGCAGTGGGCCCTGTTCGCGGGGCTGCTGCTGGTCAACAATGCGCTGCTGACGCTGATCGGCTATTTCGTCCAGCACGAGGAGGAGCGGTCCGCGGCCAGGGCGGCCACCATTGCCGAGCTGGAGCGGACCAATACCGCCCTGCAGCGGGCGCTCGACGAGAACGCGGCCCTTCAGGCGCAGCTTCTGCTGCAGGCGCGGGAGGCGGGGATCGTGGAGGAACGCAGGCGGCTGGCGGCGGAGATCCACGACACCATCGCCCAGGGCCTGGCGGGCATCATCACCCAGCTGCAGGTGGTGTTGAGTACGTCCGATCCGGTGGCGGCGCGCGAGCGGGTGGGCCGGGCCGCGGATCTGGCCCGGCACAGTCTGGGCGAGGCGCGTCGCTCGGTGCAGAATCTGGCTCCGGTGGGGCTGGCCCATGACACGCTCCCCCAGGCGTTGCGGGTGTCGGTCGCCCGGTGGTCCGAACAGACCAGGATCCGGGCCGAGTTCACGCTGGCGGGTGAGGCGCTGGAGCTGCACGGTGAGCTGTCCGCCACGCTGTTGCGTATCACCCAGGAGGCGCTGGCGAACGCGGCCAAGCATGCGGGGGCTTCCCGGGTCGGGGTCACCCTGAGCTATATGGACAGTGAAGTCACGCTGGATGTGCGGGACAACGGCCGGGGTTTCGATCCGCGGCGGCCGGCGAAGCGCACGGGGACGGGTGGTTTCGGTCTGGAGGGGATGCGGTCCCGTGCGGAGCGGGTCGCCGGTTTCCTCACGGTCGAGTCCGAGCCCGGGTACGGTACGGCGGTCTCGGCCCGGCTGCCCCTGGTCCGCCCCTAA
- a CDS encoding ABC transporter permease, which produces MTAPAPTMVPTTTGGPSARAAVLRAEIRLYRRDLSNIISIVFPPALLLVLGLVPMFREVNEDLDGLRVIDLYVPVVVLISLITAALQIFPPILTSYRELGILRRMSTTPVRPSTLLSTQMWLNGVTALVSALLCLVAGRVVYDVAFPREVGGYALALLLAAWASLAMGALVAALAKTAKHATGIGTAVYFPALFCTGLWIPVRSMPDALANIVEFTPFGAAASALDQAAAGDWPGVSHLIVLTVWAAVTSAAAVRFFRWE; this is translated from the coding sequence ATGACCGCACCGGCACCGACCATGGTCCCGACGACCACCGGCGGCCCTTCTGCCCGCGCCGCCGTGCTGCGTGCCGAGATCAGGCTCTACCGGCGTGATCTCTCCAACATCATCTCCATTGTGTTTCCGCCCGCGCTGTTGCTGGTCCTCGGTCTGGTGCCGATGTTCCGGGAGGTCAACGAGGATCTCGACGGGCTGCGGGTCATCGACCTCTATGTGCCGGTGGTCGTGCTGATCTCGCTGATCACGGCGGCTCTGCAGATCTTTCCGCCGATTCTGACCAGCTATCGCGAACTGGGCATTCTGCGGCGTATGTCGACGACGCCGGTGCGTCCGTCGACGCTGTTGTCCACGCAGATGTGGCTGAACGGTGTGACGGCGCTGGTGTCGGCGCTGCTGTGTCTGGTCGCCGGGCGGGTCGTCTACGATGTGGCGTTCCCGCGGGAGGTGGGGGGGTACGCGCTGGCGCTGCTGCTCGCCGCCTGGGCCAGTCTGGCGATGGGTGCGCTGGTGGCGGCGCTGGCCAAGACGGCCAAGCATGCGACGGGTATCGGTACCGCGGTGTATTTTCCGGCGCTGTTCTGCACGGGGCTGTGGATTCCGGTGCGGTCGATGCCGGACGCGCTGGCGAACATTGTCGAGTTCACTCCGTTCGGGGCGGCGGCCAGTGCCCTGGACCAGGCCGCGGCCGGTGACTGGCCGGGGGTGTCGCATCTGATCGTGCTCACCGTGTGGGCCGCGGTCACCTCGGCCGCGGCCGTCCGTTTCTTCCGGTGGGAGTAG
- a CDS encoding acyl carrier protein, protein MWDEPFEQLLRKHLSLLEDGDVITAETSLRDFGLDSLGVVELLSSLEQTYGVRFVDDALHLDNFATPGVLWDTLAAMRSPAG, encoded by the coding sequence ATGTGGGACGAACCGTTCGAGCAATTGCTCCGCAAGCACCTTTCCCTGCTGGAGGACGGCGATGTCATCACCGCCGAAACCAGCCTGCGGGACTTCGGCCTCGATTCCCTCGGGGTCGTCGAACTGCTGTCCTCGCTGGAACAGACCTACGGCGTGCGCTTCGTCGACGACGCCCTGCACCTCGACAACTTCGCCACCCCCGGCGTCCTGTGGGACACGCTCGCGGCCATGCGCTCACCCGCCGGCTGA
- a CDS encoding ACP S-malonyltransferase — MTEGKSAIVFPGIGPVRLADSARFLSAHPVARGFVAEAEEVLGYRLLDRYREAEAGGGAGAFPEPARIAFLVGCLALAEWAVAEHGVRPVACAGASFGGTAAAVRAGALGFADAVWVTAEWGRRADAYFAREHRDVVTQSFARVPADRLAEIRGELDARGEWNEVACRVDRDFHLLSVREGVLDWLQGRLRAAGGLPLYVMRPPMHSPAFRALRQEMAAEVFAGVSFGDPQVPVVSDHDGSLVETAAGVGELLLDAAVRPVRWPAVVSALGALGVRRAFVTGQDALWGRVEIMTEAFEVVAVKPATAMRPRRRYVFAQEGSAGG, encoded by the coding sequence ATGACGGAGGGAAAGTCGGCGATTGTCTTTCCCGGAATCGGTCCGGTCCGGCTGGCGGACTCGGCGCGTTTCCTCAGCGCTCATCCGGTGGCGCGCGGTTTCGTCGCCGAGGCGGAGGAGGTGCTGGGGTACCGGCTGCTCGACCGGTACCGGGAGGCGGAGGCCGGCGGCGGGGCGGGGGCGTTTCCGGAGCCGGCGCGGATCGCGTTCCTGGTGGGCTGTCTGGCGCTGGCGGAGTGGGCGGTCGCCGAGCACGGTGTGCGGCCGGTTGCCTGTGCGGGCGCCAGTTTCGGCGGGACGGCCGCGGCGGTGCGGGCCGGGGCGCTGGGCTTCGCGGACGCGGTGTGGGTGACCGCCGAGTGGGGGCGCCGGGCGGATGCCTACTTCGCGCGGGAGCACCGTGATGTCGTCACTCAGTCGTTCGCCCGGGTGCCGGCGGACCGGCTGGCCGAGATCCGGGGGGAGCTGGACGCGCGCGGTGAGTGGAACGAGGTGGCCTGCCGGGTGGACCGTGATTTTCATCTGCTGTCGGTGCGCGAGGGTGTGCTGGACTGGCTCCAGGGCAGGCTGCGGGCGGCCGGTGGGCTGCCGTTGTATGTGATGCGGCCGCCGATGCACTCGCCGGCGTTCCGGGCGTTGCGGCAGGAGATGGCGGCCGAGGTGTTCGCGGGCGTGTCGTTCGGTGACCCGCAGGTGCCTGTGGTGTCCGATCACGACGGTTCGCTGGTGGAGACGGCGGCCGGGGTCGGGGAGCTGCTGCTGGATGCGGCGGTGCGGCCGGTGCGGTGGCCGGCGGTCGTCTCGGCGCTGGGGGCGCTGGGCGTCCGGCGGGCTTTTGTCACCGGTCAGGACGCGCTGTGGGGCCGGGTGGAGATCATGACCGAGGCGTTCGAGGTGGTCGCCGTGAAGCCGGCGACGGCGATGCGGCCGCGCCGGCGCTATGTGTTCGCCCAGGAGGGGTCAGCCGGCGGGTGA
- a CDS encoding 4'-phosphopantetheinyl transferase family protein, translating to MDPPPRTPQAPHHGHRLPAPRIPGLITLMGRAHPADGTGTPAEDTWRTVMSPAEHRRADAFRLDTDRHQFQYTRWLLRTGLSRLAPVAPQDWEFVATPHGKPAIHPRFGSDVQFSLSHSGGLCLIGLAHGRPVGVDIQTCEALSSPQRVARLAGKCLAPAERTRVDTLTGREQRDAVIQLWTLKEAYAKAVGLGLRLPFDQIAFRPDHRRGIVLQPTATVRDPGRWDCWAPPPPPGFRMAVCLARPGPDGPR from the coding sequence GTGGACCCGCCGCCCCGAACACCGCAGGCTCCCCACCACGGACACCGGCTCCCCGCTCCCCGCATCCCCGGACTGATCACCCTGATGGGCCGGGCCCACCCGGCAGACGGCACCGGCACACCCGCCGAGGACACCTGGCGGACCGTCATGTCACCCGCCGAACACCGAAGGGCCGACGCCTTCCGCCTCGATACGGACCGCCACCAGTTCCAGTACACCCGCTGGCTGCTGCGCACCGGGCTCTCCCGGCTCGCCCCCGTCGCACCACAGGACTGGGAATTCGTCGCAACACCCCACGGCAAACCCGCGATCCACCCCCGCTTCGGATCGGACGTGCAGTTCAGCCTGTCGCACTCCGGCGGCCTGTGCCTGATCGGCCTCGCCCACGGCCGGCCGGTCGGCGTCGACATCCAGACCTGCGAAGCCCTGAGCAGCCCGCAACGCGTCGCACGCCTGGCCGGGAAATGCCTCGCACCGGCGGAACGCACCCGCGTGGACACGCTCACCGGCCGGGAACAACGAGACGCCGTGATCCAGCTGTGGACCCTGAAAGAGGCCTACGCCAAGGCCGTGGGACTCGGTCTGCGGCTGCCGTTCGACCAGATCGCCTTCCGCCCCGACCACCGCCGGGGCATCGTGCTCCAGCCGACCGCCACCGTCCGCGACCCCGGCCGGTGGGACTGCTGGGCACCACCCCCGCCACCCGGCTTCCGCATGGCGGTATGCCTGGCCCGACCCGGGCCGGACGGCCCCCGCTGA